From the genome of Gracilinanus agilis isolate LMUSP501 chromosome 2, AgileGrace, whole genome shotgun sequence, one region includes:
- the LZTS1 gene encoding leucine zipper putative tumor suppressor 1 yields the protein MGSVSSLISGHSFQGKHCRASQYKLRKSSHLKKLNRYSDGLLRFGFSQDSGHGKSSSKMGKSEDFFYIKVSQKARGSHRTDYTSLSSGEMGGQAGMDFGTPPKLMPFSNQLELGSEKNMARPTAFKPVLPRSGALLHSSPPENASHQLHPAPPEKAKEQELKPALCSGALSDSGRNSMSSLPTHSTSSSYQLDPLVTPVGPISRFGGSAHNITQGAMLQDSNMMSLKALSFSDGGNKIGNPGKADKAACIRSPLSTDEYTIQELEQKLLQREGELQKLQSSFEEKELASSQAYEEKQRRCQEELDGLKQKCSNKLRQASQKGQRTQQALQLQVFQLQQEKKQLRGELENLMKEQDLLETKLRSYEKEKTSFAPALEETQWEVCQKTGEISLLKQQLKESQTEVNAKASEILSLKAQLKDTRGKLEGMELKSQDLESALRTKSLELEVCENELQRKKNESELLREKVNLLEQELLELRTEASLHRQERGHRGDAEWDGISLGAALASEDIPALQKELERLRAELKEERQGHDQMSSGFQHERLVWREEKEKVIHYQKQLQQSYLAMYQRNQRLEKALQQLSRGEGIVEPLEIDIQGADVPYEDIIATEI from the exons ATGGGCAGTGTCAGCAGCCTCATCTCAGGCCACAGCTTTCAGGGCAAGCACTGCCGGGCCTCCCAGTACAAGCTTCGTAAGTCATCCCATCTAAAGAAACTTAACAGGTATTCAGATGGGTTGCTGAGATTTGGCTTCTCGCAGGATTCGGGTCATGGTAAATCCAGTTCTAAAATGGGCAAGAGTGAAGATTTCTTCTACATCAAGGTCAGTCAGAAGGCCCGAGGCTCCCACCGAACAGACTACACCTCATTGTCCAGTGGGGAGATGGGAGGCCAAGCTGGGATGGACTTTGGCACCCCTCCGAAGCTCATGCCTTTCTCCAATCAGCTGGAACTG ggCTCAGAAAAGAACATGGCCAGACCGACAGCCTTCAAGCCTGTGCTGCCCCGCTCAGGAGCTCTCCTCCACTCCTCTCCCCCCGAGAACGCCAGCCACCAGCTGCACCCGGCTCCTCCGGAGAAAGCCAAGGAGCAGGAGCTGAAGCCGGCCCTGTGCTCCGGCGCGCTGTCCGACTCAGGCCGGAACTCCATGTCCAGCCTCCCCACTCACAGCACCAGCAGCAGCTACCAGCTGGACCCCCTGGTGACCCCCGTGGGGCCCATCAGCCGCTTCGGGGGCTCGGCCCACAACATCACCCAGGGGGCCATGCTTCAGGACAGCAACATGATGAGCCTGAAGGCCCTGTCCTTCTCCGACGGGGGCAACAAGATCGGCAACCCGGGCAAAGCGGACAAGGCCGCCTGCATCCGCTCACCGCTCTCCACCGACGAGTACACCATCCAGGAGCTGGAGCAGAAGCTGCTCCAGAGAGAGGGCGAGCTGCAGAAGCTCCAGAGCAGCTTCGAGGAGAAGGAGCTGGCCTCGAGCCAGGCCTACGAGGAGAAGCAGCGGCGCTGCCAGGAGGAGCTGGACGGGCTCAAGCAGAAATGCAGCAACAAACTGAGGCAGGCCTCCCAGAAGGGCCAGCGCACCCAGCAGGCCCTGCAGCTCCAAGTGTTCCAGCTGCagcaggagaagaagcagctgcGGGGGGAGCTGGAAAATCTCATGAAGGAGCAAGACCTGCTGGAGACCAAGCTGAGGTCCTACGAGAAGGAGAAGACCAGCTTCGCCCCTGCCCTGGAGGAGACCCAGTGGGAG GTTTGCCAGAAGACGGGTGAGATCTCCCTCCTGAAGCAGCAGCTGAAGGAGTCCCAGACGGAGGTGAATGCCAAGGCCAGCGAGATCCTCAGCCTGAAGGCACAACTGAAGGACACTCGGGGCAAGCTGGAAGGGATGGAGCTGAAGAGCCAAGACCTGGAGAGCGCCTTACGGACCAAGAGCCTCGAGCTGGAGGTGTGTGAGAATGAGCTGCAGCGGAAGAAGAACGAGTCGGAGCTGCTGCGGGAGAAGGTGAACCTGTTAGAGCAGGAACTCCTGGAGCTGCGGACTGAGGCCAGCCTCCACCGCCAGGAGCGCGGCCACAGGGGCGATGCTGAGTGGGATGGCATCTCCCTGGGGGCCGCTCTAGCCTCCGAGGACATCCCTGCCTTGCAGAAGGAGCTGGAGCGGCTTCGAGCCGAGTTAAAGGAGGAGCGGCAGGGCCACGACCAGATGTCCTCCGGCTTCCAGCATGAGCGGCTGGtgtggagggaggagaaggagaaagtgaTCCATTACCAGAAGCAGCTGCAGCAGAGCTACCTGGCCATGTACCAACGCAATCAGAGGCTAGAGAAGGCCTTGCAGCAGTTGTCCAGGGGGGAGGGGATTGTTGAGCCCTTGGAGATTGACATCCAGGGGGCTGATGTCCCCTATGAAGACATCATTGCCACTGAGATCTGA